Proteins from a genomic interval of Sparus aurata chromosome 21, fSpaAur1.1, whole genome shotgun sequence:
- the LOC115573086 gene encoding uncharacterized protein LOC115573086 — protein MRVSVSLVFATLLCFTTWMNSDHKPHTPLVMCCAYWSKTKIPLTRIANYTIQSEGICPIAAIRFVTTIGKIICSDPDSGWAKKAKLKVDKEERKNKLPENGQNDEGATSNITPATVTTSTYTMQRFHTNTGGTICSDQDGDCAKEDVLKVDEEDRKNTLLENGQNDEEASGDIAPATVTTSTYTTQRENGQNDEGATSDITAATATTSKLHLTEKPKVQWQNGPKTFCLRNHNTSHSYHSQQTLLFTVVLLLLYCINSKHM, from the exons ATGAGGGTCAGCGTCAGCCTGGTGTTCGCCACTCTTCTCTGCTTCACCACGTGGATGAACAGCGACCATAAAC CACATACGCCGCTAGTAATGTGTTGTGCGTATTGGTCCAAAACCAAAATCCCACTGACAAGAATTGCAAATTATACCATTCAGTCTGAAGGCATCTGTCCAATCGCAGCCATACG GTTTGTAACAACGATCGGAAAAATTATTTGCTCTGACCCGGACAGTGGCTGGGCAAAAAAGGCCAAGCTGAAGGTGGacaaggaggagagaaaaaacaaattgcCAGAGAATGGACAGAACGACGAGGGAGCAACAAGCAACATCACACCAGCAACGGTCACCACATCAACATACACAATGCAGAG gtttcacacaaacactggagGGACGATTTGCTCTGACCAGGATGGCGACTGCGCAAAAGAAGACGTGCTGAAGGTGGACGAGgaggacagaaaaaacacattgctAGAGAACGGACAGAATGACGAGGAAGCATCGGGGGACATCGCACCAGCAACGGTCACCACGTCAACATACACAACGCAGAG AGAGAATGGACAGAACGACGAGGGAGCAACAAGCGACATCACAGCAGCAACGGCCACCACATCAAAACTGCACCTCACAGAAAAACCGAAAGTCCAATGGCAGAACGGGCCAAAGACATTTTGTCTGAGGAATCACAACACAAGTCACAGTTACCACAGTCAGCAAACATTGCTCTTTACAGTTGTACTTCTCCTGCTGTACTGCATCAACAGTAAACACATGTGA
- the LOC115572223 gene encoding fractalkine-like isoform X2, whose protein sequence is MRISLVFATLLPLCFTMWMSIPDTCCFSAIQSRIPMKYIASYTFLDDRCSIKAILLRTKRGREICADPNSDWVKEAMQKLDGTWHRNGPQRFRTNTGGTICSDQNGDCAKEDVLKVDEEDRKNTLQENGQNDEEATSDITPATVTTSTHTTQRENGQNDEGATSDITPATATTSKLHLTEKTKVQWENGPKTFCLRIHNTSHSYHSQQTLLFTIVLLLLYCINSKHM, encoded by the exons ATGAGGATCAGCCTGGTGTTTGCCACTCTCTTGCCACTCTGCTTCACCATGTGGATGAGCATAC CGGATACATGTTGTTTTTCGGCAATCCAGTCCAGGATCCCAATGAAATATATCGCGAGTTATACATTTCTGGATGATCGCTGTTCAATCAAAGCCATTCT GTTGCGCACAAAGCGAGGAAGAGAAATTTGCGCCGACCCGAACAGTGACTGGGTAAAAGAAGCCATGCAGAAGTTGGATGGAACATGGCATCGGAATGGACCACAGAG GTTTCGCACAAACACTGGAGGGACGATTTGCTCTGACCAGAATGGCGACTGTGCAAAAGAAGACGTGCTGAAGGTGGACGAGgaggacagaaaaaacacattgcaAGAGAATGGACAGAACGACGAGGAAGCAACGAGCGACATCACACCAGCAACAGTCAcgacatcaacacacacaacgCAGAG AGAGAATGGACAGAACGACGAGGGAGCAACAAGCGACATCACACCAGCAACGGCCACCACATCAAAACTGCACCTCACAGAAAAGACGAAAGTCCAATGGGAGAACGGGCCAAAGACATTTTGTCTGAGGATTCACAACACAAGTCACAGTTACCACAGTCAGCAAACATTGCTCTTTACCATTGTACTTCTCCTGCTGTACTGCATCAACAGCAAACACATGTGA
- the LOC115572223 gene encoding fractalkine-like isoform X1, giving the protein MRISLVFATLLPLCFTMWMSIPDTCCFSAIQSRIPMKYIASYTFLDDRCSIKAILLRTKRGREICADPNSDWVKEAMQKLDGTWHRNGPQRFRTNTGGTICSDQNGDCAKEDVLKVDEEDRKNTLQENGQNDEEATSDITPATVTTSTHTTQSRENGQNDEGATSDITPATATTSKLHLTEKTKVQWENGPKTFCLRIHNTSHSYHSQQTLLFTIVLLLLYCINSKHM; this is encoded by the exons ATGAGGATCAGCCTGGTGTTTGCCACTCTCTTGCCACTCTGCTTCACCATGTGGATGAGCATAC CGGATACATGTTGTTTTTCGGCAATCCAGTCCAGGATCCCAATGAAATATATCGCGAGTTATACATTTCTGGATGATCGCTGTTCAATCAAAGCCATTCT GTTGCGCACAAAGCGAGGAAGAGAAATTTGCGCCGACCCGAACAGTGACTGGGTAAAAGAAGCCATGCAGAAGTTGGATGGAACATGGCATCGGAATGGACCACAGAG GTTTCGCACAAACACTGGAGGGACGATTTGCTCTGACCAGAATGGCGACTGTGCAAAAGAAGACGTGCTGAAGGTGGACGAGgaggacagaaaaaacacattgcaAGAGAATGGACAGAACGACGAGGAAGCAACGAGCGACATCACACCAGCAACAGTCAcgacatcaacacacacaacgCAGAG TAGAGAGAATGGACAGAACGACGAGGGAGCAACAAGCGACATCACACCAGCAACGGCCACCACATCAAAACTGCACCTCACAGAAAAGACGAAAGTCCAATGGGAGAACGGGCCAAAGACATTTTGTCTGAGGATTCACAACACAAGTCACAGTTACCACAGTCAGCAAACATTGCTCTTTACCATTGTACTTCTCCTGCTGTACTGCATCAACAGCAAACACATGTGA
- the LOC115572222 gene encoding cell wall adhesin EAP1-like, protein MRVSLVFATLLCFMAWESCVHATHMPVVNCCPMRSKTMIPLTRIANYTVQVEGVCPIAAIRFVTISGKTICSDPSSGWAKRAKAKVDKDKDKTVTPAAEATPAAEATPAAEVTPAAEVTPAAEVTPAAEVTPAAEVTPAAEVTPAAEITPAAEVTPAAEVTPAAEVTPAAEVTPAAEVTPAAEVTPAAEITPAAEVTPAAEVTPAAEVTPAAESTPAAEVTPAAEVTPAAEATTSKKTTTSKKTTTLKKATMPRKAPQRGGWTRRRLLGRRSRKWRKRQLRRRG, encoded by the exons ATGAGAGTCAGCCTGGTGTTTGCCACTCTTCTCTGCTTCATGGCATGGGAGAGCTGCGTCCATGCAA CTCATATGCCGGTGGTAAACTGTTGTCCGATGCGGTCTAAAACCATGATCCCACTGACAAGAATCGCAAATTATACCGTCCAGGTTGAAGGCGTCTGTCCAATCGCAGCCATACG GTTTGTGACAATAAGTGGGAAAACAATTTGCTCCGACCCGAGCAGTGGCTGGGCAAAAAGAGCCAAGGCCAAGGTAGACAAGGACAAGGACAAGACAGTAACCCCGGCAGCAGAGGCCACACCGGCAGCAGAGGCCACACCTGCAGCAGAggtcacacctgcagcagaagTCACACCGGCAGCAGAGGTCACACCGGCAGCAGAggtcacacctgcagcagaggTCACACCGGCAGCAGAGGTCACACCGGCAGCAGAgatcacacctgcagcagaggtcacacctgcagcagaagTCACACCGGCAGCAGAggtcacacctgcagcagaggtcacacctgcagcagaggTCACACCGGCAGCAGAGGTCACACCGGCAGCAGAgatcacacctgcagcagaggtcacacctgcagcagaagTCACACCGGCAGCAGAggtcacacctgcagcagaatCCACACCTGCAGCAGAGGTCACACCGGCAGCAGAGGTCACACCGGCAGCAGAGGCCACCACGTCAAAAAAGACCACCACGTCAAAAAAGACCACCACGTTAAAAAAGGCCACCATGCCAAGAAAAGCACCGCAGAGGGGAGGCTGGACAAGAAGGAGGCTGCTGGGGAGGAGATCCAGGAAATGGAGGAAGAGGCAGCTGAGAAGACGCGGCTGA